The Populus alba chromosome 6, ASM523922v2, whole genome shotgun sequence genome contains a region encoding:
- the LOC118030851 gene encoding probable F-box protein At2g36090, translated as MSIYTQPPCSSSTATTTVEPSIATSISTIHPDILQAHILNRLDGLSLVSTACTSTELNSLASQQDLWTNICHSIWPSTNTPRIREMISRLPSGWRSLFSECFPLTTGPRVNSPRDHDHPSELISAVDIHYKNKLIFSKDVETETSSSWFLCSPFRIDMLDPKDSCPTPIPNSGSEETCRDLAGDLSLSWILIDPTRLRSVNLSSHKPVSVQRHWLSGEVHARFATVLATGDRGSASESVQCGIVVTCGGGAQGGEMHVRGVSLQVEDMDGVFLNGKASLGVLNTGFEGKKGMSGRREMEGRKRYEMFLEMKRERRERRLKKEGALDMLCVSFGVMALVSLGLFLLLR; from the coding sequence atGTCTATCTACACGCAACCACCGTGTTCCTCCAGCACCGCAACAACCACCGTGGAACCCTCCATTGCTACCTCAATCTCCACCATCCACCCGGACATCCTTCAAGCCCACATCCTAAACCGACTAGACGGCCTCTCCTTGGTCTCCACCGCATGCACTTCCACCGAACTAAATTCACTAGCATCCCAACAAGACTTGTGGACCAACATATGCCACTCCATTTGGCCTTCCACTAACACGCCACGTATACGCGAAATGATCTCCCGCTTACCCAGCGGCTGGCGCTCTCTCTTCTCTGAATGCTTCCCTCTCACCACAGGCCCCCGGGTAAATTCCCCACGAGACCACGACCATCCATCAGAACTGATCTCAGCCGTcgatattcattacaaaaataaGCTGATTTTTTCCAAGGATGTAGAAACAGAGACCTCAAGCTCGTGGTTTTTGTGCTCTCCCTTCAGAATCGACATGCTTGATCCGAAGGACTCGTGTCCGACTCCCATACCGAATTCAGGTTCTGAGGAAACATGTCGCGATCTGGCTGGTGATTTGAGTTTGAGCTGGATATTGATTGACCCGACCCGTTTACGGTCGGTGAACCTATCGAGTCACAAACCGGTGTCGGTTCAGAGGCATTGGCTGAGCGGCGAAGTGCACGCGCGGTTTGCGACAGTGTTGGCGACAGGAGATAGAGGATCAGCATCAGAGAGTGTGCAGTGTGGGATAGTGGTCACGTGCGGAGGGGGAGCCCAAGGAGGGGAGATGCACGTGAGGGGAGTGAGCTTGCAAGTGGAGGATATGGATGGTGTTTTCTTAAACGGGAAGGCTAGTTTGGGTGTTTTGAATACGGGGTTTGAGGGTAAAAAGGGAATGAGCGGGAGGAGGGAAATGGAGGGACGGAAAAGGTACGAGATGTTTTTGGAAATGAAGAGGGAGAGGAGGGAGAGGAGGTTGAAGAAGGAAGGGGCTTTGGACATGCTGTGTGTCTCTTTCGGGGTCATGGCTCTTGTCTCTCTTGGGTTATTTCTTCTGCTGAGATGA